The DNA segment TGATTCTTACTTGTTTTTGACGCGCATTTAATAATAATTTAACAGCTTTGTTATAATAAGCTAAAAGCTAACCGGAATGGATTAGTTAAGTTTGTTTTTATAAATTTAAGAATATATATGTCAGATATTGCAGAAATTAAGATTGATGGAAAAGTGTATGAATTCCCCGTTATCACTGGAACCGAAGGGGAGAAAGCTATAGATATCTCTAAACTTAGAGATTTAACAGGTCATATCACTTTAGACTTTGGATACAAAAATACGGGCTCTACCAAAAGTGCAATAACCTTTTTGGATGGTGAACAAGGTATATTAAAATACCGTGGCTATCCGATTGAAGAACTGGCAAAAAAATCTACTTTCTTAGAAGTAGCCTATTTATTGATATATGGCGACCTGCCCACACAGGTGCAATTGGATGATTTTCAAAAACAGATCAGCAGACATACACTGATCCATGAGGATATGAAGAAATTTCTGGATGGTTATCCGTCGAAATCACATCCTATGGCCCAGCTCTCTTCACTGGTATGTTCTTTATCTACTTTCTACCCGGAGTCTTTAAATGCAAATTCATCGCCTGAGACGATGGACCTGACCATGATCAAACTGCTGGCCAAGTTTCCGACCATTGTTTCTTTCATATATAAAAAATCTTTAGGCCACCCGCTGATCTATCCTAAAAATAAATACGATTACATCAGCAATTTCCTGAACATGATCTTTGGTCAGCGTACAGAGGAAGTTGAGATTGACCCGGTTGTGGTAAATGCCATGAACACCTTATTGATCTTACATGCAGACCATGAACAGAATTGTTCTACCTCTACAGTAAGGATTGTTGGTTCTTCAGATTGTAACTTGTATGCATCGGTTTCTGCAGGTATAGACGCCTTATGGGGGCCACTTCATGGCGGCGCGAACCAGGCAGTAATAGAGATGCTGGAACTAATTAAACAAGATGGCGGGGATACAGAAAAATGGATCAATAAAGCCAAAGATAAAAATGATCCTTTCCGTATGATGGGTTTTGGGCACAGGGTATATAAAAACTTTGATCCAAGGGCTAAGATCATTAAAAAGGCTTGTGATGATATTTTAGAAAAACTGGGCATCAACGATCCGGTACTGGAAATTGCCAAGAAACTGGAAGAAGCAGCTTTAAGCGATCC comes from the Pedobacter heparinus DSM 2366 genome and includes:
- a CDS encoding citrate synthase translates to MSDIAEIKIDGKVYEFPVITGTEGEKAIDISKLRDLTGHITLDFGYKNTGSTKSAITFLDGEQGILKYRGYPIEELAKKSTFLEVAYLLIYGDLPTQVQLDDFQKQISRHTLIHEDMKKFLDGYPSKSHPMAQLSSLVCSLSTFYPESLNANSSPETMDLTMIKLLAKFPTIVSFIYKKSLGHPLIYPKNKYDYISNFLNMIFGQRTEEVEIDPVVVNAMNTLLILHADHEQNCSTSTVRIVGSSDCNLYASVSAGIDALWGPLHGGANQAVIEMLELIKQDGGDTEKWINKAKDKNDPFRMMGFGHRVYKNFDPRAKIIKKACDDILEKLGINDPVLEIAKKLEEAALSDPYFVQRKLYPNVDFYSGIIYRALGFPTDMFTVLFALGRLPGWIAQWKEMHENKEPIGRPRQIYVGHTDRTFTAIKDR